TATGATATTGATGAACTGCGCTTGATGCGGATCAAGTTTATCAGCGAAGTAGCGAATTAGTTTGCAGTCGCAGTTTTCATTTTGCAGTGGCTGCCGACTGTTACTGCCCACTGAACACTTCTCCCCGGTGCGGTTTCAATGCATCCCTTACCGCAATCATATTTTCGTCAGTGACCACCATAAACGCGATGGCATGCATTTCCCCGAAAGTGTCAAAGCCTGTGAGGTTCAACGGGAGTTTTTCAGCGATAATATATTCCTTAAGATGGATTTCATGGTGCTCCGCTGTTTTTGCTGAGGCTGGTCCGCGGAAATCCCAGATGAGTTTTATTTGTCGTGACATTTTTGAGGGTTCAGGTATAAGGTTCAGGGTTTAGCTTGCATTTTGTACATTTTAAAGCAAAGATATAGATTAAGCCTTAGGTTGTAGTTATCCCATATAATCAAATTCCCTGCGCCCCGCACCTTGTATCCTGCACCTATTTTCTTATTTTTGAGAAAACTTCATTGATGAAAAATATCAGTCTTCTTTTATTGCTAATCATTCCTTCTTTTCTGATTTCGCAGGAACTAACTTTGCAGCAAGCGAATCACCTGGCGACCTTGCCAATCAAATGCCTGCAGCAGGAGTATCCGAATAAATTAGGGCAAATGCTGATCGATTCCACAGAAATCCAATCGCCTAAACAACTGCATCCTGCGTTTTACGGCTGTTTTGACTGGCATTCCTCGGTACATGGACATTGGAGCCTGGTATACCTTCTGAAAAAATTTCCGGCATTGGACAAAAGGGAGGAAATCATCCGAAAACTGCAAATCAACCTTTCCAAAGAAAATATCCAAAAGGAACTGGCATACCTTTCCAAAAACCATGAAAAATCATTTGAACGCACTTATGGCTGGAATTGGGTGCTGAAACTGCAACTCGAACTCGACACATTCAACGCGCCATTTGCAAAAGAAATGGCCGCAAACTTAAAGCCATTGTCTGATTTAATTGTCGAAAGATATATCGAATTCCTGCCGAAATTATTGTATCCGATACGGATGGGAATGCACCCTAATACTGGCTTTGGACTCACATTCGCCTGGGATTATGCCGTCCATACCAACAATGAAGTTTTTAAGAAAAGCATCCGAGAAAATGCCATCCGGTTATTTCAAAATGACACGGGCTGCCCGTTTAACTGGGAACCCAGCGGGACAGATTTCCTTTCGCCCTGCCTTGAAGAAATGGCAATTATGCAGCGTGTGATGCCTGAAAAGGATTTCCTGGCATGGCTACATAAATTCGCGCCGCAGCTCTTCAATAAAAAATTCGATTGGGAACCTGCAAAGGTTTCCGACCGTACCGACGGGCACCTTGTACACCTGGATGGGCTCAACTTCAGCCGCGCGTGGAACCTCTATCATTTGATCCGCCAGTACCCGAAACAGTTTTCGCATCTCAAAGCATTGGCAGATAAACATTTTCAATTCTCACTCCCCTCGGTTGTCGATGGCAATTATGAAGGCGAACATTGGCTGGCAACTTTTGCGCTGCACGCGTTTGAGGAAAAAGAAAATGGATTTTAGGGCGAACGGCCGGGCTGTACACTATATCTTTTTCAAACCCTTCGGGATTTGAAAAAGGATGCCGCTTCCATCCCTGTCGCAGTATCAGTCCAATCTAATAAGTCGGCACCTGCTGCCCACTGCAACTGCCCACTGCGACTGAAAATAATTCCCTAAATTTGCCCCATGCCAAAAGAACTCCTCATACAGGTTTCCCCTGAGATTGCTGCAAATCAACTGTTATTGCTTGACCATGTGGCGAAACTCATTTGTACATCGGTCCCGGAAATACAGCATATATCCATACTAAAACGCTCGATTGATGCCCGGCAGAAAGCCATCAAGATTAATCTTAAAATCAATATTTTTTTTCAGGGTGAGGATTTTGCGGAAGAAATACCTCAAATGCCCGGCTATCCTAATGTATCTAATGCAAAAGAGGTGATCGTAGTGGGTGCAGGGCCTGCCGGATTATTCGCAGCTTTGCAGCTGATCGAGCTTGGGTTAAAACCTATAGTCATTGAGCGTGGTAAAGACGTACGCGGCCGCCGCCGTGACCTCAAGGCCATTAATCGCGATCATATCGTCAACGAAGACAGCAATTATTGTTTTGGCGAAGGCGGTGCAGGGACCTATTCCGATGGGAAATTATATACCCGTTCCAAAAAGCGCGGCGACGTAGACAGGATTTTGCGATTGCTTGTCGCTTTTGGCGCTTCCGCAGATATACTCGTCGAAGCACATCCGCATATCGGGACCAATAAATTACCGCAAATCATCAGCGACATCCGTGACAAAATCATCGAATGTGGCGGTACAGTCCTTTTTGAAACCAGACTGACCGATATCATTATAAAACATAACGAAGTCCAGGGAATCATTACACAAAATGGCGACAAAATTACTGCTGACAAAATCATCCTTGCCACTGGTCATTCTGCCCGCGATATTTTCGAATTGCTCGACAGGAAAAAAATCCTGATTGAGGCAAAGCCTTTTGCATTGGGCGTAAGAGCGGAACATCCGCAGGAACTCATCGATAAAATCCAGTACAGTTGCGATTACCGCGGAGCATTCCTGCCGCCTGCGCCCTATTCAATTGTAAAACAAGTGAACGGACGCGGCATGTATTCCTTCTGCATGTGCCCGGGTGGTGTCATTGCACCCTGCGCCACGAGTCAGGGCGAAGTGGTTACCAATGGCTGGTCACCATCAAAAAGGGATCAGGCCACGGCGAATTCAGGGATTGTCATCGAATTGAAACTGGAAGATTTTAAGCCATTCGCTAAGTTCGGAGCGCTGGCCGGAATGGAATTTCAGAAAAACATTGAACAAAAAGCGTGGCAGTCGGCGGGGCAAACACAGAAAGTGCCTGCACAGCGGATGGTCGATTTCTCACAGCGGAAAATTTCTTCTGACATCCCAAAAACTTCTTATGTTCCGGGAACGACTTCAACGGAGCTCGGTGATGTTTTCCCGGGATTCCTGACACAGACATTACGTGAAGGCTTTGTTGAATTCGGCAAATCCATGAAAGGCTACTTTACGAATGATGCCATATTGCACGCACCAGAATCGCGAACGTCTTCGCCCGTCAGGATTCCGCGCGATCCGGAAACACTCGAACATTTGCAGATAAAAGGGCTTTATCCGTGTGCTGAAGGTGCAGGCTATGCGGGAGGGATTATTTCTGCAGCAATCGACGGCGAGAAATGCGCTTTGAAGATTGGAGCAGTGTTAAAAGGATTGTAAGGAAAAAAAAAGTAGGGTGTTCGGTTTTTGAGTTGTCTAAGACTTAAACTCTTAAAAAAAATTGTTATGAAAAAGATTAAATTATTATTCCTCTTCCTCAGTGTAGCAGCACTGGCACTTACTTCCTGCGCAGATGAAAGCCCGGTGAACAATCCGGTAAACACTGATGCGAGTATTTCGTTAAGGACCACGCTGAAACAAATCAAGAAAACGATCGGCACTGCCGGAAGGGATGGCAGCGGTGACCAGGCACTGTGTTTTAATTTCGTTTACCCGATTACGCTATCCTACAATAACGGAACTGTTATTGAAGTCAATTCCTACGACGGCCTTATCGCATTGCTCGAAGCTGAAACCGAGAATTTTTACCTTGAAGGCATACAGTTCCCTTTCCAGGTGCAGGAGGAAATGACCATTACGACGATCAACAATGAAGATGAGTTCATGGCACTGGTGCAATCCTGCGGTTTTGATACGATTGATGAGGAAATTTATGTGTTCGATTGTTATGATATCGTATACCCTTTTTCAGTGATTAATCAGGATAATGAAACAATCACTATACACAATGAAAGCGAGCTGTATAGTTTCTTTGCATCGCCAACTTCGAATTCAGATGATTATATCGTAGATTTCGTTTACCCGATTTCGCTTACTGCAAATGGCCAGACCTATGAGGTAAATAACCTATATGAACTGTTCGAACTTTTTGACGAGTGTGAAG
This genomic stretch from Flavobacterium pallidum harbors:
- a CDS encoding DUF2891 domain-containing protein, with translation MKNISLLLLLIIPSFLISQELTLQQANHLATLPIKCLQQEYPNKLGQMLIDSTEIQSPKQLHPAFYGCFDWHSSVHGHWSLVYLLKKFPALDKREEIIRKLQINLSKENIQKELAYLSKNHEKSFERTYGWNWVLKLQLELDTFNAPFAKEMAANLKPLSDLIVERYIEFLPKLLYPIRMGMHPNTGFGLTFAWDYAVHTNNEVFKKSIRENAIRLFQNDTGCPFNWEPSGTDFLSPCLEEMAIMQRVMPEKDFLAWLHKFAPQLFNKKFDWEPAKVSDRTDGHLVHLDGLNFSRAWNLYHLIRQYPKQFSHLKALADKHFQFSLPSVVDGNYEGEHWLATFALHAFEEKENGF
- a CDS encoding NAD(P)/FAD-dependent oxidoreductase, which gives rise to MPKELLIQVSPEIAANQLLLLDHVAKLICTSVPEIQHISILKRSIDARQKAIKINLKINIFFQGEDFAEEIPQMPGYPNVSNAKEVIVVGAGPAGLFAALQLIELGLKPIVIERGKDVRGRRRDLKAINRDHIVNEDSNYCFGEGGAGTYSDGKLYTRSKKRGDVDRILRLLVAFGASADILVEAHPHIGTNKLPQIISDIRDKIIECGGTVLFETRLTDIIIKHNEVQGIITQNGDKITADKIILATGHSARDIFELLDRKKILIEAKPFALGVRAEHPQELIDKIQYSCDYRGAFLPPAPYSIVKQVNGRGMYSFCMCPGGVIAPCATSQGEVVTNGWSPSKRDQATANSGIVIELKLEDFKPFAKFGALAGMEFQKNIEQKAWQSAGQTQKVPAQRMVDFSQRKISSDIPKTSYVPGTTSTELGDVFPGFLTQTLREGFVEFGKSMKGYFTNDAILHAPESRTSSPVRIPRDPETLEHLQIKGLYPCAEGAGYAGGIISAAIDGEKCALKIGAVLKGL
- a CDS encoding Kazal-type serine protease inhibitor domain-containing protein; this translates as MKKIKLLFLFLSVAALALTSCADESPVNNPVNTDASISLRTTLKQIKKTIGTAGRDGSGDQALCFNFVYPITLSYNNGTVIEVNSYDGLIALLEAETENFYLEGIQFPFQVQEEMTITTINNEDEFMALVQSCGFDTIDEEIYVFDCYDIVYPFSVINQDNETITIHNESELYSFFASPTSNSDDYIVDFVYPISLTANGQTYEVNNLYELFELFDECEGNTDCICPADYNPVCVNDGFGNTITYSNACHAACDGYTEADFVDCGTNNNCGCPENFDPVCVNDGLGGVRTFGNSCLAACAGYNEADFIDCGIVSPDNFGGLLGTCFQMSYPLQVEYQGALVTVNNDGELLQYYFPSESALPDFHYPVQVMDTPVSSITISSAMQFSQFISTHCN